Proteins from a genomic interval of Candidatus Rubidus massiliensis:
- the gndA gene encoding 6-phosphogluconate dehydrogenase, NADP(+)-dependent, decarboxylating, whose protein sequence is MEAQADIGLIGLAVMGQNLALNMNDHGFTVAVYNRTVSKVDEFLEGPAKGSKIIPTHSLEEFIKSLKRPRRIMLMVKAGKPVDEFIEHCLPFLEKGDIIIDGGNSLYTDTARRMDYLNQKGILYIGTGISGGEDGARHGPSIMPGGNEEAWPHVKDIFQSISAKVDGLPCCDWVGHGGAGHYVKMVHNGIEYGDMQLIGEAYFLLKHALKTSNQELHHIFDNWNKTELNSYLIEITSAIFGFKDENGEELIDKILDVAGQKGTGKWTVINALDLGMPLTLIGEAVFARCLSALKEERKFASRIFPEVDNNFSGDKNEFIERIRQALYASKIISYAQGFMLMKEAANEYKWQLNYGSIALMWRGGCIIRSAFLNDIKKAFEKNPNLQNLILDDFFKNALVNMQQSWRKVVSIAAELGLAAPCFSTALTFFDGYRTANLPANLLQAQRDFFGAHTYERIDRERGEFFHTNWTGKGGNVSSSSYNV, encoded by the coding sequence ATGGAAGCTCAAGCGGATATAGGTTTAATTGGTTTAGCTGTAATGGGTCAAAACCTTGCGTTAAATATGAATGATCATGGTTTTACGGTTGCCGTTTATAATAGAACAGTATCTAAAGTAGATGAATTTTTAGAGGGACCAGCTAAAGGCTCTAAAATTATACCTACCCATTCTTTAGAAGAATTTATTAAATCCTTAAAAAGACCCCGTCGTATTATGTTAATGGTTAAAGCTGGAAAACCAGTCGATGAGTTCATCGAACACTGCTTACCTTTCTTAGAAAAAGGGGATATTATTATTGATGGTGGGAATAGTTTATATACAGATACTGCTCGTCGTATGGATTATTTAAACCAAAAAGGGATTTTATATATAGGCACAGGAATTTCGGGTGGTGAAGATGGCGCTCGGCACGGTCCTTCGATTATGCCAGGTGGAAATGAAGAAGCGTGGCCTCATGTAAAGGATATCTTTCAATCAATCAGTGCTAAAGTTGATGGACTTCCCTGTTGCGATTGGGTGGGGCATGGAGGCGCTGGTCACTATGTGAAAATGGTTCACAATGGAATAGAATATGGTGACATGCAATTAATTGGTGAAGCTTATTTTTTACTAAAGCATGCGTTAAAAACTTCAAATCAAGAATTGCATCATATCTTTGATAATTGGAATAAAACGGAATTAAATAGTTACTTAATCGAAATTACCAGTGCCATTTTTGGATTTAAAGATGAAAATGGGGAAGAGTTAATCGATAAAATTTTAGATGTAGCAGGACAAAAAGGGACTGGCAAATGGACTGTTATAAATGCGTTAGATCTAGGAATGCCATTAACTTTAATCGGCGAAGCTGTATTTGCACGTTGTCTTTCAGCTTTAAAAGAAGAAAGAAAATTTGCAAGTCGCATTTTTCCTGAAGTTGATAATAATTTTAGCGGTGATAAAAATGAATTTATCGAAAGAATTAGACAAGCATTATATGCCTCTAAAATTATAAGCTACGCGCAAGGTTTTATGTTAATGAAGGAAGCTGCTAACGAATATAAATGGCAATTAAATTATGGTAGTATAGCTTTAATGTGGCGTGGTGGTTGTATCATTAGGAGCGCTTTTTTAAATGATATAAAGAAAGCTTTTGAAAAAAATCCAAATCTACAAAATTTGATTTTAGATGATTTTTTTAAAAATGCTCTTGTAAATATGCAGCAAAGTTGGCGCAAAGTGGTTTCAATAGCTGCGGAACTTGGACTTGCGGCCCCTTGTTTTTCGACGGCATTAACATTTTTTGATGGATATAGGACAGCCAACCTCCCGGCTAACTTACTACAAGCCCAAAGAGATTTTTTTGGAGCGCATACATACGAGAGGATCGATCGCGAAAGAGGTGAATTTTTCCATACGAATTGGACTGGAAAAGGTGGTAATGTAAGTTCTTCTAGCTATAATGTATGA
- the cwlC gene encoding Sporulation-specific N-acetylmuramoyl-L-alanine amidase, giving the protein MKKILYLMTFCALVFLFTSCASKRVQYDSSPVCTPTNLPPPVYPSQKNQKPIIVLDAGHGGDDFGTHSHTNPKYHEKNLNLATTIFVRDYLEKLGYEVKLTRSTDCFIELNKRADFANKQECHLFVSVHYNSAPSKNAEGVEIYYFQSKGNENRCGESKVLANDILSQIIQITNAKSRGVRHGNFAVIRETKMPAVLVECGFVTNQLEMNKIKDSNYQKLMALAIAKGIDGFVKGKRTS; this is encoded by the coding sequence ATGAAAAAAATTTTATATCTTATGACCTTTTGTGCACTTGTATTTTTATTTACCAGTTGCGCTTCAAAAAGAGTACAATATGATAGTTCACCTGTTTGCACTCCAACAAATTTACCTCCGCCGGTTTATCCCTCTCAAAAAAACCAAAAGCCTATTATTGTTTTGGATGCTGGACATGGGGGCGATGATTTTGGGACACATTCCCACACAAATCCTAAATATCATGAAAAAAATTTAAATTTAGCAACGACAATTTTTGTAAGAGATTATTTAGAAAAATTGGGTTATGAAGTAAAATTAACAAGGTCAACCGATTGTTTTATCGAATTAAATAAAAGAGCTGATTTTGCCAATAAACAAGAATGCCATTTATTTGTAAGCGTACACTATAATTCAGCTCCAAGTAAAAATGCAGAAGGGGTTGAAATTTATTATTTTCAATCAAAAGGAAATGAAAATCGTTGTGGAGAATCTAAAGTTTTGGCAAATGATATTTTAAGTCAAATTATACAAATAACAAACGCTAAATCAAGAGGCGTCCGACACGGGAATTTTGCAGTTATTAGAGAAACAAAAATGCCAGCTGTTTTGGTTGAGTGTGGCTTTGTCACAAATCAATTAGAAATGAATAAAATCAAAGATTCTAATTATCAAAAATTGATGGCTCTAGCAATAGCAAAAGGGATTGATGGTTTTGTAAAAGGGAAGAGAACTAGCTAA
- the murE gene encoding UDP-N-acetylmuramoyl-L-alanyl-D-glutamate--L-lysine ligase: MKLKRLIKGINFTEIKGSKEIEITGICSNSQLVVPGNLFIARKGNTYDGNLFITQAVKSGAIAIVTDLFDPTLKNVTQLIHKNIASIEADLAATYYSMPSNNLFMVGVTGTNGKTTTSFLVRHILNDVLPSCGLLGTIEYIIGNHRYQSTHTTPDAITNQKFLKEMINEGCKSAVMEVSSHGLEQNRLQNIHFDIAIYTNLSHEHLDYHKGMEEYAKAKQKLFKSLQKSSKKHPVSVINIDCPWSEKMVVGGAILSYGIEKEADVRATNIVLSSSVNTFDLNYQGKLYKVKSNFVGKFNVYNVLAAICVGIIAKISMERILQLVETFPFVPGRLQPVPNDLNLNIFVDYAHADDPLKNVLETLNELKKGKIITVFGCGGDRDKGKRPKMAKVCESYSDYTIITNDNPRSEDPEIISQEIVKGFSSDAKYEVVLDRYLAIKRAIEIAEDNDTILLAGKGHEKYQIFAHKTIEFDDVKIAFELCNQKNHVSLV, from the coding sequence ATGAAATTAAAACGGCTCATTAAAGGAATTAATTTTACTGAAATCAAAGGTTCAAAAGAGATTGAGATTACGGGAATTTGTTCCAATTCACAATTAGTAGTCCCAGGTAATTTATTTATTGCCCGCAAAGGTAATACATATGACGGCAATTTATTTATTACACAAGCTGTTAAAAGTGGTGCGATTGCGATTGTTACAGACTTGTTCGATCCAACTTTAAAGAATGTAACACAACTTATTCATAAAAATATCGCAAGTATAGAAGCTGATTTAGCTGCCACTTACTATTCCATGCCAAGTAATAATCTTTTCATGGTAGGAGTTACTGGAACTAATGGCAAAACAACAACAAGCTTTTTAGTAAGGCATATTTTAAATGATGTTCTTCCGTCTTGTGGCTTATTAGGAACAATTGAATATATCATTGGAAATCATCGCTATCAATCCACTCATACAACGCCTGATGCCATTACCAACCAAAAGTTTTTAAAAGAGATGATAAATGAAGGTTGTAAATCAGCTGTCATGGAAGTTTCCTCTCATGGATTAGAACAAAACCGTTTGCAAAACATTCATTTCGATATTGCCATCTATACAAATTTATCACATGAACATCTCGATTACCATAAAGGGATGGAAGAGTATGCAAAGGCAAAACAAAAACTTTTTAAAAGTTTGCAAAAAAGCTCAAAAAAACATCCTGTAAGTGTAATTAATATTGATTGCCCTTGGTCAGAGAAAATGGTAGTAGGTGGCGCTATTTTATCTTATGGCATAGAAAAGGAAGCCGACGTGCGCGCGACAAATATTGTCTTAAGTAGTTCTGTTAATACGTTCGATCTAAATTACCAAGGTAAGCTTTATAAAGTTAAAAGCAATTTTGTAGGAAAATTTAATGTCTATAATGTATTAGCTGCTATATGTGTTGGCATAATTGCAAAAATCTCCATGGAACGGATTTTACAGTTAGTAGAAACTTTTCCCTTTGTGCCTGGCCGATTACAACCAGTTCCAAATGATTTAAATCTAAATATTTTTGTGGATTACGCTCATGCTGATGATCCATTAAAAAATGTATTAGAAACCCTTAATGAATTGAAAAAAGGAAAAATTATTACAGTATTTGGTTGTGGGGGTGATCGCGATAAAGGAAAGAGGCCAAAAATGGCTAAAGTTTGTGAAAGTTATTCTGATTATACAATCATAACAAACGATAATCCAAGATCAGAAGATCCAGAAATTATATCACAAGAAATTGTTAAGGGTTTTTCATCTGACGCAAAATATGAAGTAGTATTAGATCGTTATTTAGCAATAAAAAGAGCCATTGAAATAGCAGAAGACAATGATACTATTTTACTTGCTGGAAAAGGACATGAAAAATATCAAATATTTGCCCATAAAACGATAGAGTTTGACGATGTAAAAATAGCTTTTGAACTATGCAATCAAAAAAACCATGTATCGTTAGTTTAA
- the penA gene encoding Penicillin-binding protein 2: protein MNNLDKSRLPFIAFFCLLLFCILIIKFYYLQIIDGNYWTSQANKQHYFYVYEPFSRGKFISNSPLKRGHPEKPQSFVMDILKFHLHVDPESIPDRFKEFVITNLVKILHLTKEEQLSFREQFDKKSHDRKLAMWLEKETKEDILKWWNPFAKKNKIPLNALFFVNDYQRSYPYGPMLGQVLHTIQSQKDEKTKQGIPTGGLELYFDDLLKGKNGKKRLMRSPRNAIETQEIISLPQNGADIYLTINHGLQAIAEEEIAKGVRKAKAKSGWAVAMNPKTGEILALAQYPFFYPSDYKRFFNNPNLMEHTKVKAVTDAQEPGSILKAITLAVALKANLEQKKKGKKPLFNPHEMVPTSNSQFPGRAKPLVDTHLHHYLNMYLAFQKSSNIYLARLMEKVVNEFGNEFYRDILCDTFGFGKKTNIELPGESAGLVPKPGKKHPNGCLEWSVPTPFSLAMGHNIMVNSIQMLRAYSVFANGGYLVEPTIVKKIVRKDSRGIQEIIKDNTSENRQKKFPKVLEDEIIKEVVTCLKYSTKQGGTSSRANIWGYTEAGKTGTAKKIENGNYCEKVYFSSFIGFTPVNDPAFVLIVTMDEPEYGFIPGVGKKHHGGFCSAPVFREISQKFLAYLGIPPDDPYGYPKGDPRFDEDKADWYPEVKKMRQLYNEWNNPHSG, encoded by the coding sequence ATGAATAATTTAGATAAAAGTCGCTTACCCTTTATCGCTTTTTTTTGCCTCCTGCTGTTTTGTATACTCATTATAAAATTTTATTATTTGCAAATTATTGATGGAAACTATTGGACATCTCAAGCCAATAAGCAACATTACTTTTATGTTTATGAACCATTTAGTAGAGGAAAATTTATTTCCAATTCACCTTTGAAAAGAGGGCATCCTGAAAAGCCCCAAAGCTTTGTTATGGATATTTTAAAATTTCATTTGCATGTAGATCCAGAATCAATTCCTGATAGGTTTAAGGAATTTGTTATTACAAACCTCGTTAAAATATTACATTTGACGAAAGAAGAGCAATTAAGTTTTAGGGAGCAATTTGATAAAAAAAGTCATGATCGTAAATTAGCTATGTGGTTGGAAAAAGAAACAAAAGAGGATATTTTAAAATGGTGGAATCCATTTGCTAAGAAAAACAAAATTCCACTCAATGCACTCTTTTTTGTAAACGATTATCAACGCTCTTACCCTTATGGACCAATGCTCGGTCAAGTTCTACATACCATCCAAAGCCAAAAAGATGAAAAAACAAAACAAGGGATACCAACAGGCGGATTAGAGCTTTATTTTGATGATTTGTTGAAAGGAAAAAATGGAAAAAAACGGTTGATGCGATCTCCTCGCAATGCTATTGAAACTCAAGAAATTATTTCATTACCTCAAAATGGTGCTGACATTTACTTAACGATTAATCATGGCCTGCAAGCTATAGCTGAAGAAGAAATAGCAAAAGGAGTTCGAAAAGCGAAAGCTAAGTCAGGTTGGGCTGTTGCTATGAATCCAAAAACGGGAGAAATCTTAGCATTAGCTCAATATCCATTTTTTTACCCAAGCGATTATAAAAGATTTTTTAATAATCCAAATTTAATGGAACACACCAAAGTAAAAGCTGTAACTGACGCACAAGAACCTGGGTCCATATTAAAGGCCATAACATTAGCGGTTGCTTTAAAAGCGAACCTTGAGCAAAAAAAAAAGGGCAAAAAGCCATTATTTAATCCTCATGAAATGGTTCCTACGAGTAACAGTCAATTTCCAGGAAGAGCCAAGCCTTTGGTAGATACACATCTTCACCACTATTTAAATATGTATTTAGCCTTTCAAAAATCATCAAATATATATTTGGCAAGGCTAATGGAAAAAGTTGTAAATGAATTTGGGAATGAATTTTATAGAGACATCTTATGTGATACATTTGGTTTTGGTAAAAAAACTAATATTGAATTACCGGGGGAATCTGCCGGATTAGTTCCAAAGCCTGGTAAAAAACATCCTAATGGCTGTTTAGAATGGTCTGTTCCAACACCGTTTTCTTTGGCTATGGGTCACAATATTATGGTGAATTCAATACAAATGTTAAGAGCCTATTCGGTTTTTGCAAACGGTGGCTACTTAGTCGAGCCTACCATTGTAAAAAAAATTGTTCGAAAAGATAGTCGTGGTATTCAAGAAATTATCAAAGATAATACCTCAGAAAATCGACAAAAAAAATTTCCAAAAGTATTGGAAGATGAAATTATTAAAGAAGTTGTGACTTGCTTAAAATATTCGACTAAGCAAGGAGGCACATCTTCGAGAGCCAATATTTGGGGCTATACGGAAGCTGGAAAAACAGGAACAGCAAAAAAAATTGAAAATGGAAATTATTGTGAAAAAGTTTACTTTTCAAGCTTTATTGGATTTACACCAGTTAATGATCCGGCATTTGTTTTGATTGTTACAATGGATGAGCCAGAGTATGGTTTTATTCCAGGGGTTGGAAAAAAGCATCATGGGGGATTTTGCTCAGCGCCAGTTTTTAGAGAAATTAGTCAAAAGTTTTTAGCTTACCTTGGTATTCCACCAGACGACCCTTATGGCTATCCTAAAGGAGATCCCCGTTTTGACGAAGATAAAGCCGATTGGTATCCAGAAGTAAAAAAAATGAGACAACTTTATAATGAGTGGAATAATCCACATAGTGGATAA
- a CDS encoding Alpha/beta hydrolase family protein → MLQKQYSLNVNDTTIYVSEPEGVTGCLPGLFYFAASGKNTLTQEPFCQPVEFINRYKIRVYSLDLPYHKVNDDTSLAIPKWIQAWNQDSNFFTLFLNECEMAINHLIHLGLLDINTIAVAGLSRGGFVAHQLAAKLSLIHTVVTFAPLTSFQVFIDDKNVDLLQNEKILKFESNHLVDLLSQKSIRLFIGNKDDRVNTDKCYEFFRLLVDSAIKKGIKSPPISLEINPSVGHKGHGTLPFVFEKGMNWLANQLKLDLLPSQP, encoded by the coding sequence ATGTTGCAAAAACAGTATAGTCTAAATGTCAACGATACGACTATTTATGTTTCCGAACCAGAGGGAGTCACTGGTTGTCTACCAGGTCTTTTTTACTTTGCAGCTTCTGGCAAAAACACCTTAACTCAAGAACCTTTTTGTCAACCTGTAGAATTTATTAATCGTTATAAAATTAGAGTCTATTCATTAGATCTACCGTATCACAAAGTAAATGATGATACATCTCTTGCTATCCCAAAATGGATTCAAGCCTGGAATCAGGACTCTAATTTTTTTACTCTTTTTTTGAATGAATGTGAAATGGCTATTAATCATTTGATTCATTTGGGGTTATTAGATATCAATACAATTGCAGTCGCTGGACTTTCTCGTGGGGGTTTTGTGGCTCATCAATTAGCAGCTAAGCTATCTCTTATTCATACAGTGGTAACCTTTGCTCCGCTCACTAGTTTTCAAGTGTTTATAGATGACAAAAATGTAGATCTTTTGCAAAACGAGAAGATTTTAAAATTTGAATCAAACCATTTAGTTGATCTTTTATCTCAAAAGTCTATTCGTCTTTTCATTGGCAATAAAGATGACAGAGTAAATACAGACAAATGTTATGAGTTCTTTCGTTTGTTAGTCGATTCCGCTATAAAAAAAGGGATAAAAAGCCCTCCTATAAGCTTAGAAATTAACCCTTCAGTTGGTCATAAAGGACATGGAACTCTCCCCTTTGTTTTTGAAAAAGGGATGAACTGGTTAGCTAATCAATTAAAATTAGATTTATTACCTTCACAACCTTAA
- the rsmH gene encoding Ribosomal RNA small subunit methyltransferase H: MYPHFSVLLDECVQAFEGKKLKVFVDGTLGAGGHAEAILEAHSEIELFIGIDQDQSTFLLTKERLKKWENKIKFIHANFEELDLILKKLKLKTIDGIILDLGVSSMQLDQAEKGFSFMKEGPLDMRMNNQSNQTAADLIANLTEAELGKIFRDYGEEKQWRFAARLIVKARVEKEITTTKELVNILQPLQKFHKKGIHFATLIFQALRIAVNRELLVLEKILPVIVEKLSSGSRACIISFHSLEDRIIKNYFRYEASDKEDTSGIGGVFLDKQPRVTLVTKKPIAPTSQEMEKNPRSRSSKLRIIQKI; the protein is encoded by the coding sequence ATGTATCCCCATTTTTCAGTATTATTAGATGAATGTGTACAGGCTTTTGAAGGCAAAAAACTTAAAGTTTTTGTCGATGGAACATTAGGTGCTGGAGGGCACGCCGAAGCTATCTTAGAAGCGCATTCGGAAATTGAACTTTTTATTGGTATTGATCAAGACCAGTCAACGTTTTTATTGACTAAAGAGCGTCTGAAGAAATGGGAAAATAAAATTAAATTTATCCATGCAAACTTTGAAGAACTAGATTTAATTCTAAAAAAGCTTAAATTAAAGACTATAGATGGAATTATTTTGGATCTTGGCGTTTCTTCTATGCAACTAGATCAAGCTGAAAAAGGTTTTAGCTTTATGAAAGAAGGGCCATTGGATATGAGAATGAACAATCAATCGAATCAAACAGCGGCCGATCTCATAGCAAATTTAACAGAAGCTGAACTTGGCAAAATTTTTAGAGACTATGGAGAGGAAAAACAGTGGCGTTTTGCAGCACGCTTAATCGTAAAGGCAAGAGTTGAAAAAGAGATAACAACGACTAAGGAATTAGTGAATATATTACAACCTTTACAAAAGTTTCATAAAAAAGGGATTCATTTTGCGACATTAATTTTCCAAGCTTTACGCATAGCTGTTAATCGAGAGCTTTTAGTTTTAGAAAAAATTTTGCCAGTTATTGTAGAAAAATTATCGAGTGGTAGTAGAGCTTGTATTATTAGCTTTCATAGTTTAGAAGATAGAATTATTAAAAATTATTTTCGATATGAAGCAAGTGATAAAGAGGATACTTCAGGGATCGGAGGTGTTTTTTTAGATAAGCAACCAAGAGTTACACTTGTCACTAAAAAACCAATAGCTCCCACTTCGCAAGAAATGGAAAAAAATCCCCGTTCCAGAAGTTCAAAATTAAGGATAATACAAAAAATTTAA
- the pcnB gene encoding Poly(A) polymerase I precursor — MRPQIYHIDDHSIDHHSIDPDALLVMEKLKNAGFTAYLVGGGVRDLILKKQPKDFDISTSAKPEEIKRIFQRNCILIGRRFRLAHIRFGHKILEVSTFRTGADEGDLIVHDNEWGKPEEDVLRRDFTINGLFYDPSTRSVIDYVGGWKDIHDKLIRTIGNPLIRFRQDPVRMIRLLKFQARYGFSIDPPAQIALTTCKEELVKSSPARILEEMFRMLESGYASKFIHLMTEFGLLELLFPCLTHFLETKNGKEIYHYLDFADQINRQNVRRSLERSILTSCLLYPILEKEIQKQFLDKDINPHISDVMLVTTSLIKAFVTSSFSHFPRRISSTVTYILAMQYRLTPPNGKRHSKPKFVRNKEFILALKFLKLRTLINNDLLHHYSHWREIYRQAEHHKDRKHNHKPRPQHVAKTV; from the coding sequence GTGCGTCCACAAATCTATCATATAGATGATCATAGTATTGATCATCACTCCATTGATCCCGATGCTCTTTTGGTTATGGAAAAACTAAAAAATGCAGGTTTTACCGCTTATCTAGTAGGTGGTGGGGTCAGAGATCTAATTCTTAAAAAACAACCTAAAGATTTTGATATCTCTACCTCAGCTAAGCCAGAAGAGATAAAAAGAATCTTTCAACGCAACTGTATCTTAATTGGAAGACGTTTTCGTTTAGCTCATATCCGCTTTGGTCATAAAATATTAGAAGTATCTACTTTTCGAACCGGTGCTGATGAAGGTGATCTTATAGTTCATGACAATGAATGGGGTAAACCTGAAGAAGACGTGTTAAGACGAGATTTTACAATTAACGGTTTATTCTACGATCCTTCTACCCGCTCTGTTATTGATTATGTAGGGGGATGGAAAGATATACATGACAAACTTATTCGGACCATCGGTAATCCCCTCATTCGTTTTAGACAAGATCCTGTAAGGATGATTCGGTTATTAAAATTTCAAGCGCGTTATGGCTTTTCAATTGATCCCCCAGCTCAAATAGCCTTGACAACCTGTAAAGAAGAACTTGTTAAAAGTTCTCCAGCTAGAATTTTAGAAGAAATGTTTAGAATGCTAGAATCAGGGTATGCTTCTAAATTTATTCATTTAATGACTGAATTTGGGTTACTTGAACTTTTATTCCCCTGTTTAACCCATTTTCTTGAAACCAAAAATGGTAAAGAAATTTATCATTATTTAGATTTTGCTGATCAAATAAATCGACAAAATGTAAGACGAAGTTTAGAAAGATCCATTTTAACAAGCTGCTTACTTTACCCAATATTAGAAAAAGAAATACAAAAACAATTTTTGGATAAAGATATCAATCCTCATATAAGTGATGTAATGCTCGTTACAACCTCTTTAATAAAAGCTTTTGTAACTTCTTCTTTTTCCCATTTCCCAAGAAGAATAAGTTCAACCGTTACTTATATTTTAGCCATGCAGTATAGATTAACTCCTCCAAATGGCAAAAGGCACTCTAAGCCTAAGTTTGTTCGCAATAAAGAATTTATTTTAGCTTTAAAGTTTTTAAAATTGCGAACTTTAATCAATAACGATTTATTACATCACTATTCTCATTGGCGTGAAATTTATCGTCAGGCTGAGCATCATAAAGATCGCAAACACAATCACAAGCCAAGACCACAACATGTTGCAAAAACAGTATAG
- the arnC_1 gene encoding Undecaprenyl-phosphate 4-deoxy-4-formamido-L-arabinose transferase, whose translation MVKYSVVVPLKNEEENIKELILEIEPVMENLNFPWELICINDGSTDLTGSILNSLAKQKPYIKVIHFNKNYGQSSAFDAGFKHAKGDFVITLDGDRQNDPKDIPSLLQHTNTFDLICGIRTKRKDTFSKRIISKIANKVRSKFCDDGVKDTGCSLKVYRRSALQKIKMFNGMHRFLPALFKIEGFSIKEIPVNHRERVKGTTKYNFWNRSFNTISDMLAVRWMKNRHLNYKIDP comes from the coding sequence ATGGTAAAGTACTCTGTTGTTGTACCTTTAAAAAATGAAGAAGAAAATATTAAAGAGCTTATTTTAGAAATTGAGCCTGTTATGGAAAATCTCAATTTTCCATGGGAACTAATTTGCATAAATGATGGCTCAACAGATCTTACAGGATCTATTTTAAACTCTTTAGCTAAACAAAAGCCGTACATTAAAGTTATTCATTTTAATAAAAATTATGGGCAGTCGAGTGCTTTTGATGCCGGATTTAAACATGCCAAAGGAGATTTTGTAATCACTTTAGATGGTGATCGGCAAAATGATCCTAAAGATATCCCTTCTCTTTTACAGCATACAAATACATTTGATTTAATCTGTGGTATCCGAACGAAAAGAAAAGATACTTTTAGTAAAAGAATAATTTCTAAAATTGCTAATAAAGTGCGTTCAAAATTTTGTGATGATGGGGTGAAAGACACCGGTTGCTCTTTAAAAGTTTACCGAAGAAGTGCACTTCAAAAAATTAAAATGTTCAATGGGATGCATCGTTTTTTACCAGCTTTATTTAAAATTGAAGGTTTTAGCATCAAAGAAATTCCCGTTAATCACAGAGAAAGAGTAAAAGGTACAACAAAATATAACTTTTGGAATCGTTCTTTTAATACCATTTCGGACATGCTAGCTGTTAGATGGATGAAAAATCGTCATTTAAATTATAAAATTGATCCTTAA